AGGCCGCGGTGTCGTATCCACGCCTGCGCCCGTGGGCACCACGGCCGATCCACCCGCGTCGCATGCCCTGGTTTTGGGCCGGACTCGGCTCCTTCGCGGCCGCCTTCGGGGTGTGGACCGTGTCTCGTACCGGCGGTCCGTGGTGCGATCCTCACAGCCTGGCCCAGGGCCATGCCCTGTGGCACCTGCTCACCGCGCTATCGGTGTGGTGCTTCTACCGCTACTTCCGCGCGGAGACCCGAGTGCAACAGCTGGCTGGAGACGCGTGACCGGTGGCTGATTGGAGCCGGAGCGGGGATTTGAACCCCGGACCTACGCCTTACGAGGGCGTTGCTCTACCCCTGAGCTACTCCGGCGAGGACCGGCATAGTACGGCATCCACTGACACCTTTGCTCAGATGGTGCGGTAGTCGGCCGCCCAACGGATGCCGAGCTGCTGCCTGTTGAGCGGCTCTGCCAAGCGGAGCGTCACCTCATGCTCGTTTGCCTCTTGAATCGGTAGGTAGTAGCAGGAGTCGGTGCTTTCGTCCCAGACGGCAATCCACTCGACCATGTCTGGCCCGTAGCTGTACTGCACCCACTCCGACCTGGAGTCGCAGCGGATCTTCAACACGCGACCGTTCGACCGCGTGTGCTTGACCTGCACCCGCTCGAGGCTCGCGTCTTGGCGCACCAGAACCAGGTCAAAGGGATGGGCATGGCCTGTAGGCCAGGCGACTCCCAAGCCGCGCGCTGATAGTCAGCGGCGACCTTGTGTTCAGCGGTAGCGGCGAGTTGGAGTCGTGTATTCAAGGTGCGGGTGCCTCTCTTGCAACTCCCTCCCACCTTATGTTGCGGGTATGACGCGCCATCACCGACGTGCGACCTGCCAGCCATTTCTCGTGGTGCCATCGATGCCGTGCTCGAAGACTCCACCGTCTGCCGTCTGCCGTCTGCCGTCTGCCATCTGCCGTCTCGAGCGAAGTGAGTTTGGGAACCAAAACACCCCCTTTCGCCGTCATAACTCGGATGGGGAGTGGCACACAGGTATCGTCTTCGCTCCGATCCCGAACTGAGGGGACCGTGAGTCTCATGGCCGACAGGGCCACGTTCGTCGACGACGCCATGCAGTATGCGCCGCAGCTGTACTCGGCCGCGCTGCGCATGACCCGCAACCCGACCGACGCTGAGGACCTCCTCCAGGAAACCTTCCTCAAGGCGTACCGCGGGTATCACACGTTCAAGCAGGGCACCAACCTGCGTGCCTGGCTGTACCGGATCCTCACCAACACCTTCATCAACGAGTACCGCAAGAGGACTCGTCGACCCACCGAAGTCGAGCTGGGCGAGCTCGAGGACATGTACCTGTTCAATCGGCTCGGTGATGCCGGCGGCGGTGCCGCCCGCAGCGCCGAGGACGAGGCCCTGGAGCGCTTCGTCGACGAGGACATCAAGACCGCCTTGGAGGACCTGCCCGAGATCTTTCGCATCCCGGTGCTCCTCGCCGATGTCGACGGCTTCTCCTACAAGGAGATCGCCGAGATCGTCGACATCCCCATGGGCACGGTCATGTCACGCCTCCACCGTGGAAGAAATGCGCTGCAGAAAGCGTTGTGGGACAAGACCGAACAGCGAAGGGCATCTGGCGCATGAACTGCAACGAGGCCTACGACCGCCGCTATCGATACCTCGACCAGGAGATGACCGTGGTGCGGCGTCTGCGCCTCACCCTCCATCTGCGCCGCTGCCCGCCCTGCGCTGACGGGTTCGCCTTCGAACAGAAACTCAGAATTCGGATCGCGCAGGGTTGTGTCGATCCCTATCCCACGGAGCTGCACGAACGACTCGTGTCGCTCATCCGCCATACCGATACCGATGGGACCGAAACCGGTGGCCTCGCCGCCGGACTCGGCCCGGGAGGTTGACCATGTCCGAAATCCTGAAAGGCAACAAGGTCCAGGGCAAGTTGCGCGCCCCGCGCGCTCTCGACGAGATTCGTCGGTGCGAGAGCGACGGGTGCGAGACGCTGCTCTCCCGCTACAACAAGCGGACCTACTGCTACGCCCACGCCCCCACGCGGTTCCCCCGCCTGCGCGGTCGTGTCGTTCCCGAGAGTCAGTAGTCGGACCGACCCGTTCCCTGCCGGCGCTCTCCGACGGGTTCGGCCGTCGTCCGGGTAATCTGGCTGCCGTGCGCCGATACACCATCACCGCGATGCTCGCTGTCGCCGTCCTGAGCCTCGGGGTCGGAAGCGCCTTCGCTGGAGAGGGTGTGCCGCCCGGTGACGGACCCGCCGTGACGCAGGTCGAGCCGCCGGCACTCGCCGAAGACGATGCCTGGACGTTTCGGTACCTCGTGCCCACACTGCTCGCCATGGGCGTCCTGGCTGTCGTCGTGACCGCCCTCGCCTACGGTCGCAGGGTGAAGGGCCGCTATCGGCTGGCACGGTGACCAGTTCGATCCACTGGCCGCTCGCCTCCCGAATCGCTCAGAGCGCGGCCGGATCGGATCCCTTCGAAGACTCGTACCACTTCTCCCGGTTCGCCGCCGACGCCGACGACCTGGTCGCTCGTGCCGCCCCGGCGGTGGCGGCCGAGATGGGCATGGAATGGGCGTCGGACCCCACCGTACGGGTGGTCACCAGGCGGCAATGGGCCGAAGCCAACATCGACGGGTTCAGTCGTCTACTCGCCCCGGCAGAGGAGCTGCTCGTCAAGCCGGGCGGGCTCGGCATCGGCCGTGCCCTCGCCAGCCGACTCCTCGCCGCCGAAGTGGGTGCCCTCGTCGGGATCCTGGGTCGGCGGGTGCTCGGACAGTACGAACTGGTACTGCCGTCGGGCGATGACGGTGACACGATCCTGTTCGTCGGGGCCAACGCTCTGCTCATGGAGCGTCAGAACGAGTTTCGCCCCTCCGAGTTCCGTTACTGGGTGGCCCTGCACGAGTGCACCCATCGGCTGCAGTTCACGGGTGTGCCGTGGCTCCGTGGGTACTTCCTTGGTCTCGTCGAGGACCTCATCGAGGCATCGAAGCCCCAGCCGGGGCGGTCGCGCCGGTGGGTCGCCGACCTGCGCGCCGCGGCGCGAGAGGGCCGCCCTATGGTCGGCGAGGCCGGCCTGATGGGGCTCTTCGCCACCCCCGACCAGCGTCGCGTCCTGGATCAGGTACAAGCACTGATGGCACTGCTCGAGGGTCACGGTCACGTGGTGATGGACCGGATCGGCGCCCGTGAACTGGTGACTCAGCACACGATGTCGCGCGTGCTCAAGCAGCGCCGCAAGGATCCTCGCACCGCTGCGTTCTTCAGGATCACCGGCCTCGAACTCAAGATGAAGCAGTACGAGATGGGGGAGCGGTTCATCCTGGACGTGGAGCGCCGGGCCGGGTTCCAGGCCCTCGACGCCGTGTGGACCGAGCCCGACGCACTCCCCACTCTCGCCGAGATCTCGGAGCCGCAGCGGTGGCTCGAACGGGTGGGCTGACCGCCGCTCAGGAGACGGTGCTGCGGGCCGTCGACGCCGCGGTGCCCGCCGGTCACCTCGTGGTGGCTCTGAGTGGCGGCGCCGACAGCGCCTCCCTGGCCTGGGCGGTGGCGACCCTCCGGGCTCCCGTCAGGGCGGTCAGTGTGGATCACGGCCTCCCCGGATCGGCTCGGCTGATGACCGCGGCGTCGGCCATCGCGGCGAGGCTCGGTCTTCAGCACGACACGATCTCGGTCCGTACCGAGGGCACCGGCGAGACGGTCCTGCGTACCGCACGGCTCGCCGCCCTCGAGTCCGCGGTCGGTGTCGACGAGACGATCCTCACCGGTCACACCGCCGACGATCAAGCCGAGACGGTGCTGGGGAACCTGATTCGAGGAGCCGGGGCCGCTGGTCTCGCCGGCATCCCGCGACGCCGTGGCCCATTCGCCCGACCGCTCCTCGGTGTCCGTCGCCAGGTCGCCCGCACCGCCGCCGCCGAACTCGGGCTGCCCTTCGTGGACGACCCGGACAATGCCGACCTGTCGATCAGGCGCAACCGACTCCGCCTGCAGACGCTCCCGCATCTTGGCGAGTACAACCCGCAGGTCGTCGAGGCGATCGCGAGGAGCGCCCGCCTCGTGGAGGCCGACGACGCCTACCTGGAGGCGTTGGCCGCTGCCGTGTCCGTGAGCCGTGACGAGGAGGCCATCACGGTGCCCGCGGCGGTCCTGACGACCCTCGCCGCACCCGTCGCCACTCGGGTCGTTCGGGGGATGTTGCGCGCCGCCGACGGCCCGTACGCCGGCGAGGCCGCCGATGTGGACGCGGTCATGTCGGTGGCGGCCACCGGGGTGTCCGCCTCGCTCTCGGGGGATCTCCTCGCGGTTCGAGAGCGCGCTCTGGTGGTGATCCACCCCAACCGGCCGGTCTCACCCCCCGAACCGGTCTCGCTGGAGACCGCCGGCGCCGCCCGGTTCGGGCCGTGGACCATCCAGGCTGACGCCACCGGTGTTCGGGTGCCGGTGGGCGACCGCGCTGTGGTGCGCGCGCCTGTGGCCGGGGATCGGATCTCCATCGGCGGGGGGCGGCACAAGACGGTGTCCGACGCTCTCCAGGAGGCCGGTGTGCCGGTGCGGCTGCGTCCCCGTTGGCCGCTGGTGGTCGACGGTGACAGAATCGCCTGGATCGTCGGCGTGCGGACCGCTCCCGACGATGGAGAGAATCGGACGCTGTCGGCGACGAAGGAGGAGCGGTGAAGGTCGGGCGGGTCCTCGTCGACGAGCAGCAGATCGCTCAGCGGCTCATCGAGATGGGAGCCGAGATCACCCGCGACTACCAGGGCAAGGACCTGCTCCTGGTCGCCGTGCTCAAGGGGGCCTTCATGGTGATGGCCGACCTGTCACGGCGGATCGACCTGCCCGTCGACATCGACTTCATGGCGGTGTCGTCGTACGGGGATTCCACCACCACGTCCGGGGTGGTGCGCATCATCAAGGACCTGGATCGGGAGATCACCGGCCGCCACGTGCTGATCGTCGAGGACATCATCGACAGCGGACTCACCCTCGACTACCTGCGCCGCAATCTGGAGGTGCGCCAGCCGGCGTCGCTCGAGGTGGCGGCCCTGCTGGTGAAGGGCGGCATCCAGCGCACTCAGGTCGACGTCAAGTACGTCGGATTCGAGATCCCACCGGACTTCGTCATCGGCTACGGCCTCGACCTCCAGGGAACCATGCGGAACCTCCCGTATGTGGCGGTGATGGAGGAGGAGTAGGCCCCAGGCTCCAGGCCCCGGGCTCCAGCCATTCGCTTCGCTCGGACGCCCGGTCCTATATCTGGTGCCTGGGGCCTGGCTCGACGGCCCATAGGCCGTCGGCGCCGATACCATGCCCTACGCTGCCGAGTTCCCGGGCGGAGATTCCAGCGTGAAACGAACCATCAGGACGCTCCTCGTCTACATGATCGTCGTGACCGTGGCGATCACTCTGGTCAATACGTTCGTGGGTTCGGCCACCGCGCCCGAGGACATCACGCTCGATCGGTTTCAGAGCCACCTGAGTGCCGGGGACATCGTTTCGGTCACCATCAGGCAGCGGTCCAACACGGTCGAGGGGGAGTTCACTGAGGCGCTCGGCGGCGGGACCTTCAAGGCTTCGTTCCCCGACGGATATGAAGGCGACCTGACGGTCCTGATCCTCGACAGTGGAGTCAGTGTGGAGGTTCAGTCGGAAGACCCGAGCGTCCTCCAGTGGTTCGTCGGGACGATCCTCCCGTACCTGCTGATCTTCGGCATCTTCATCTTCATCCTGATGCAGATGCAGGGTGGCGGGAGCCGTGTCATGCAGTTCGGCAAGGCGAAGGCCAAGCAGGTCACCCGCGACATGCCCAAGGTCACGTTCAAGGACGTCGCCGGTGCCGAGGAGGCGGTGGAGGAGCTCGAAGAGATCAAGGAGTTCCTCCAGAAGCCCCAGAAGTTCCGTGCGATGGGAGCCAAGATCCCCAAGGGCGTGCTGCTCTACGGGCCGCCCGGTACCGGCAAGACCCTGCTCGCCCGGGCGGTTGCCGGCGAGGCCGGCGTGCCCTTCTTCTCCATCTCCGGTTCTGACTTCGTCGAGATGTTCGTCGGCGTCGGCGCATC
Above is a window of Acidimicrobiia bacterium DNA encoding:
- a CDS encoding group I intron-associated PD-(D/E)XK endonuclease, with amino-acid sequence MGVAWPTGHAHPFDLVLVRQDASLERVQVKHTRSNGRVLKIRCDSRSEWVQYSYGPDMVEWIAVWDESTDSCYYLPIQEANEHEVTLRLAEPLNRQQLGIRWAADYRTI
- a CDS encoding sigma-70 family RNA polymerase sigma factor, producing the protein MADRATFVDDAMQYAPQLYSAALRMTRNPTDAEDLLQETFLKAYRGYHTFKQGTNLRAWLYRILTNTFINEYRKRTRRPTEVELGELEDMYLFNRLGDAGGGAARSAEDEALERFVDEDIKTALEDLPEIFRIPVLLADVDGFSYKEIAEIVDIPMGTVMSRLHRGRNALQKALWDKTEQRRASGA
- a CDS encoding zf-HC2 domain-containing protein; this encodes MNCNEAYDRRYRYLDQEMTVVRRLRLTLHLRRCPPCADGFAFEQKLRIRIAQGCVDPYPTELHERLVSLIRHTDTDGTETGGLAAGLGPGG
- a CDS encoding zinc-dependent metalloprotease, which codes for MTSSIHWPLASRIAQSAAGSDPFEDSYHFSRFAADADDLVARAAPAVAAEMGMEWASDPTVRVVTRRQWAEANIDGFSRLLAPAEELLVKPGGLGIGRALASRLLAAEVGALVGILGRRVLGQYELVLPSGDDGDTILFVGANALLMERQNEFRPSEFRYWVALHECTHRLQFTGVPWLRGYFLGLVEDLIEASKPQPGRSRRWVADLRAAAREGRPMVGEAGLMGLFATPDQRRVLDQVQALMALLEGHGHVVMDRIGARELVTQHTMSRVLKQRRKDPRTAAFFRITGLELKMKQYEMGERFILDVERRAGFQALDAVWTEPDALPTLAEISEPQRWLERVG
- the tilS gene encoding tRNA lysidine(34) synthetase TilS — its product is MARTGGLTAAQETVLRAVDAAVPAGHLVVALSGGADSASLAWAVATLRAPVRAVSVDHGLPGSARLMTAASAIAARLGLQHDTISVRTEGTGETVLRTARLAALESAVGVDETILTGHTADDQAETVLGNLIRGAGAAGLAGIPRRRGPFARPLLGVRRQVARTAAAELGLPFVDDPDNADLSIRRNRLRLQTLPHLGEYNPQVVEAIARSARLVEADDAYLEALAAAVSVSRDEEAITVPAAVLTTLAAPVATRVVRGMLRAADGPYAGEAADVDAVMSVAATGVSASLSGDLLAVRERALVVIHPNRPVSPPEPVSLETAGAARFGPWTIQADATGVRVPVGDRAVVRAPVAGDRISIGGGRHKTVSDALQEAGVPVRLRPRWPLVVDGDRIAWIVGVRTAPDDGENRTLSATKEER
- the hpt gene encoding hypoxanthine phosphoribosyltransferase; protein product: MKVGRVLVDEQQIAQRLIEMGAEITRDYQGKDLLLVAVLKGAFMVMADLSRRIDLPVDIDFMAVSSYGDSTTTSGVVRIIKDLDREITGRHVLIVEDIIDSGLTLDYLRRNLEVRQPASLEVAALLVKGGIQRTQVDVKYVGFEIPPDFVIGYGLDLQGTMRNLPYVAVMEEE